A window from Deinococcus radiophilus encodes these proteins:
- a CDS encoding type II toxin-antitoxin system RelE/ParE family toxin, with product MPDDSSAEKPIQWMGSSFEDLLVFPREAKRQAGYQLSRIQGGIDPTDWKPFPQLGAGVREIRIREEGNAYRVMYVAKFEEAIYVLHCFEKKTQATSKHDKQVATDRYKALIEKRRKQS from the coding sequence ATGCCGGATGATTCCTCTGCCGAAAAGCCCATCCAGTGGATGGGTTCCTCCTTCGAAGACCTACTGGTCTTTCCAAGGGAAGCCAAACGTCAGGCAGGTTACCAGCTCAGTCGTATTCAGGGTGGTATCGACCCAACGGACTGGAAACCCTTTCCACAACTGGGGGCTGGAGTGCGTGAAATCAGAATCCGTGAGGAAGGCAACGCTTACCGAGTCATGTACGTGGCCAAGTTCGAGGAAGCTATCTACGTCCTGCACTGCTTTGAGAAAAAGACGCAAGCAACCAGTAAGCACGATAAGCAGGTGGCCACCGACCGTTACAAGGCACTCATTGAAAAAAGGAGGAAGCAGTCATGA
- a CDS encoding helix-turn-helix domain-containing protein: MTDTEIRHITPVGSNIFEDLGFEPAEAAQMKAQVQLEIDAAQSIKRQLMDEIAHWIEDNQLKQAEAAEVLNISRPRVSDVVNHKTTKFTIDALVAMLARTGKRVQVQVYT, from the coding sequence ATGACCGACACTGAAATTCGCCATATCACTCCTGTGGGAAGCAACATCTTTGAAGACCTGGGATTTGAGCCTGCGGAAGCAGCTCAAATGAAGGCTCAGGTTCAGCTGGAGATTGATGCGGCCCAGTCCATCAAGCGTCAGCTGATGGACGAAATCGCCCACTGGATTGAAGACAATCAACTCAAGCAAGCTGAAGCCGCTGAAGTGCTTAACATCAGTCGTCCCCGCGTCTCGGATGTGGTTAACCACAAGACCACTAAGTTCACGATTGATGCTCTGGTAGCGATGCTGGCCCGTACAGGTAAGCGTGTACAGGTGCAGGTTTACACCTGA
- a CDS encoding recombinase family protein has protein sequence MPSTIGYKRVSSYGQNEVRQLDGMTFDKVFTDKASGKDTQRPQLQALLEYVREGDTVTVHSLDRLGRNLLDLQGLVGQLTEKGITVHFVKENMTFKPGGQDSMSTLLFSIMGAFAQFERDLIRERQAEGIAQAKKRGVYKGRKPKLTASQIAELRELAAQGVKKPELAQRFGVSRKTVYEYLRG, from the coding sequence ATGCCCTCCACCATTGGATATAAGCGAGTCAGCAGCTATGGCCAGAACGAGGTACGCCAGCTGGACGGAATGACCTTCGATAAGGTCTTCACCGACAAGGCATCTGGCAAGGACACGCAGCGGCCACAGCTGCAGGCTTTGCTGGAGTACGTCCGTGAAGGGGATACTGTCACGGTTCACTCTCTAGACCGCCTCGGTAGAAACCTGCTGGATTTGCAAGGCTTGGTCGGACAGCTCACGGAGAAGGGCATCACCGTCCACTTCGTCAAAGAGAACATGACCTTCAAACCCGGAGGGCAGGACTCGATGTCCACCCTGCTATTCAGCATCATGGGAGCCTTCGCTCAGTTCGAGAGGGACCTTATCCGCGAGCGCCAGGCCGAAGGCATCGCCCAGGCCAAGAAGCGTGGCGTCTACAAGGGAAGGAAGCCCAAGCTGACGGCCAGCCAGATTGCAGAGCTAAGGGAGCTGGCCGCGCAAGGCGTAAAAAAACCTGAGCTGGCCCAACGGTTCGGGGTCAGCCGCAAGACTGTCTACGAGTATTTGCGGGGTTGA